The DNA region TGCATCGTGCGCTGTCACCCGAGCAACTTCCGCATCGTGGGATTCACGGAGGAGCCGTCTGCCGAAGCGCTGGCTGCGCTGGGACGGAAGCGCGGAGTGCCGGTGTTGGACGACGTAGGCAGCGGATGCCTGGTGGAGATGGAGAGAGCCGGGCTGCCGCACGAGCCGACGCTATCGGAGGCGGTTCGGGCCGGTGCGGACCTAATCACGGCTAGTGGCGACAAGCTGCTCGGTGGCCCGCAGGCCGGGATCATCTTGGGTCGGGCCGAGTTCGTGCGGGCTGCAGCGACGAACCCTATCGCGCGCGCGGTGCGGTGCGACAAGCTGACGCTCGCAGCGCTGGAAGCGACGCTTCGCGAGTATCTCGATCCGGACGGCGTATGGAGCACTATTCCTACCCTCCGTTACATCTCGCGGACCGAGAAGGAGGTGGGCCGGCTTGCCGAGAGGCTGGCGGCGGAGTTAGGACCAGACCGCTGCGAGGTGTGCGGCGGAGTGTCCGAGATCGGCGGTGGGTCAATGCCGGGTCGCCAGTTGCCGACACGAGTTGTCAGGGTCCGCGCGCCGCAACGCGCCGAGGAGCTGACCCGGGCGCTGCGCATGGCCAATCCACCCGTGTACGGACGAATCGCCGAGGACGCAGTTTGTCTGGACCTGCGGACGGTGGATGAAGACGAAGTTCCCGTGGTGGCAAGGGCGGTTCTGTCCGCATTCGTATCGGTGTGGGAGTAGGCCATGCCGCACTTTCCGACTACCCCGCTCTGTCTGATACGATGGCCAGGGGACGCCCTTACCGTCATGTTGAGCCTGTCGAAGCATGCGACCGCGAGCCGCGTGGAAGCCTGTCAAAGTGATAGGTTGGCAGTCTTGCCCGTCATGCTGAGTCTGTCGAAGCATGGCGGCTCCGAGACTCACATCTCTCACCCGCACGGTTGCTCGGATGTCAGAGACCGACAGAACGTACATTGGAGCCGCACGCGATGAAGGTGAAGGTACTGAC from Fimbriimonadia bacterium includes:
- a CDS encoding L-seryl-tRNA(Sec) selenium transferase, which produces MSENPRRRLPSVDRLLGRPELAPYFVLGRVLLRDCVREVLDEARQSGDAPDAEELAHRVATRAVGARAVRLRYAINATGVVLHTGLGRARLSEKAEAALHDVAKGHSVLEIDEETGRRGSRVKNLRTLLQRLTGAEDAHVVNNNAAAVMLCVNTLAAGREAILSRGQSVEIGGSFRMPDVITAAGAKLVEVGTTNRTRLADYEKAIGPSTGCIVRCHPSNFRIVGFTEEPSAEALAALGRKRGVPVLDDVGSGCLVEMERAGLPHEPTLSEAVRAGADLITASGDKLLGGPQAGIILGRAEFVRAAATNPIARAVRCDKLTLAALEATLREYLDPDGVWSTIPTLRYISRTEKEVGRLAERLAAELGPDRCEVCGGVSEIGGGSMPGRQLPTRVVRVRAPQRAEELTRALRMANPPVYGRIAEDAVCLDLRTVDEDEVPVVARAVLSAFVSVWE